From a single Methylosinus sp. H3A genomic region:
- the galE gene encoding UDP-glucose 4-epimerase GalE, which produces MTILVTGGAGYIGSHMTLELLDAGEDVVVLDDLSTGFRWAVPEQVPLIIGDFGDEALLRDLFARHAVESIIHFAAKIVVPESVADPLGYYLNNTAKARALLAGAVAAGVKRFIFSSTAAVYGDPERNPVTEDESLKPVSPYGRSKLMVEWMLEDVSRAHDLSYVALRYFNVAGADPKGRSGQSTPKATHLIKVAVQAALGLRPAMQVFGTDYATPDGTCLRDYIHVTDLARAHLDALRHLRGGGESLVCNCGYAHGFSVLEVIETVKRVSGVDFPVEFAGRRPGDPAAIVAANDRIRSKLGWTPRHDDLETIVRQALDWERKLAARNDSGA; this is translated from the coding sequence ATGACCATTCTCGTGACCGGCGGCGCCGGCTATATCGGAAGCCATATGACGCTCGAGTTGCTCGACGCCGGCGAGGACGTCGTCGTGCTCGACGACCTCTCTACGGGCTTTCGCTGGGCGGTGCCGGAGCAGGTTCCGCTCATCATCGGCGATTTCGGCGACGAGGCGCTGTTGCGCGATCTGTTCGCGCGTCACGCGGTCGAGTCGATCATTCATTTCGCCGCCAAGATCGTGGTTCCCGAGTCTGTCGCCGATCCTCTCGGTTACTATCTCAACAATACGGCGAAAGCGCGAGCTCTGCTGGCGGGCGCGGTCGCTGCGGGCGTGAAGCGCTTCATCTTTTCTTCGACCGCGGCCGTCTATGGCGACCCGGAGCGCAATCCGGTGACGGAGGACGAGAGCCTGAAGCCGGTCTCGCCCTATGGCCGCTCCAAGCTGATGGTCGAGTGGATGCTCGAGGATGTGTCGCGCGCGCATGACCTCTCTTATGTAGCGCTGCGCTATTTCAACGTCGCGGGCGCCGACCCCAAAGGCCGCTCCGGCCAATCGACGCCCAAGGCCACGCATCTCATCAAGGTCGCTGTGCAGGCGGCGCTGGGGCTGCGTCCCGCCATGCAGGTCTTCGGGACCGATTATGCGACGCCGGACGGCACATGTCTGCGCGACTATATCCATGTCACCGATCTCGCCCGCGCCCATCTCGACGCGCTACGCCATTTGCGCGGGGGAGGCGAGAGCCTCGTCTGCAATTGCGGCTATGCCCATGGCTTCTCGGTGCTCGAGGTGATCGAGACGGTCAAGCGCGTCTCCGGCGTCGATTTCCCGGTCGAATTCGCCGGGCGCAGGCCGGGCGATCCGGCCGCGATCGTCGCCGCCAACGACCGCATCCGCTCGAAGCTCGGCTGGACGCCGCGCCATGACGATCTCGAGACGATCGTGCGTCAGGCGCTGGATTGGGAGCGAAAGCTGGCCGCGCGTAACGATAGTGGAGCGTAG
- a CDS encoding LysR family transcriptional regulator, protein MSLDPRSHLSGVAAFVHSAQSGSFTAAAAQMGLSKSAVAKTVGRLEERLGARLLDRTTRSLGLTADGRAYYESCLKVLAELESAEALLASRRQTVGGLLRVSLPIAFGRLWVMPALLELARRHAELDLDISFTDRNVLLVEEGVDLVVRLGEPGDLATLIGRKLGTQRALLCAAPAYLDARGRPRTPTEIAGHDCVAFSHDGRTLPWRLRGEDGAAVEIGVRPRHRLGHGEALRDAALAGAGLALLPLWLIDQDLKSGRLESLLAEATEPAPIHALWPRAKDMAPKVRMTVDELLRRFAPVPPWERRGLE, encoded by the coding sequence ATGAGCCTCGACCCGCGTTCGCATCTCTCCGGCGTCGCCGCTTTCGTCCATTCTGCGCAATCGGGAAGCTTCACGGCCGCCGCGGCGCAGATGGGCCTCTCGAAATCCGCTGTCGCCAAAACCGTCGGCCGGCTAGAGGAGAGACTCGGCGCGCGCCTCCTCGACCGCACGACGCGCAGCCTCGGGCTGACCGCGGATGGGCGCGCCTATTACGAGAGCTGCCTGAAAGTCCTGGCCGAACTCGAGAGCGCAGAGGCGCTTCTGGCGTCCCGGCGTCAGACGGTCGGCGGCCTGCTGCGCGTCAGCCTGCCGATCGCCTTCGGGCGGCTGTGGGTCATGCCGGCGCTTTTGGAGCTCGCGCGGCGCCATGCCGAGCTCGACCTCGACATCTCCTTCACCGACCGCAACGTGCTGCTGGTGGAGGAAGGCGTCGATCTCGTCGTTCGCCTCGGCGAGCCCGGCGATCTCGCGACCCTCATCGGCCGCAAGCTAGGGACGCAGCGCGCGCTTCTTTGCGCCGCTCCCGCCTATCTCGACGCGCGCGGGCGGCCGAGAACCCCCACCGAGATCGCCGGACATGATTGCGTCGCCTTTTCCCACGACGGCCGGACGCTTCCCTGGCGCCTGCGCGGTGAAGACGGCGCGGCTGTCGAGATCGGCGTTCGGCCGCGCCACAGGCTCGGCCATGGAGAAGCGCTGCGCGACGCGGCGCTGGCCGGCGCCGGCCTCGCGCTTCTGCCCCTCTGGCTCATCGACCAAGATTTGAAGAGCGGACGGCTCGAATCGCTGCTCGCCGAGGCGACGGAGCCCGCACCGATTCACGCTCTCTGGCCGCGCGCCAAGGATATGGCGCCGAAAGTCAGAATGACGGTCGACGAGCTCCTGCGCCGCTTCGCGCCCGTTCCGCCCTGGGAGCGGCGCGGCCTCGAATGA
- a CDS encoding shikimate dehydrogenase, whose product MHGQDRFLLAGVMGWPISHSRSPKIHNYWLARYGLAGAYVPLAIEPGRLEAALRALPLLNFSGCNLTIPHKEAALSVVDSLDASAKRIGAVNCVVVEEDGTLSGRNYDGFGFTASLHAAAPMWRADAGPVVVIGAGGAARAVIAGLIDAGAAEVRLFNRTLERAQKIAADFGAPVSAFRWEERAEGLAGAGLLVNTTNQGMVGEPPLDLPLDRLPTEALVSDIVYAPLETPLLAAARARGNVAVDGLGMLIHQARPAFRDWFGVMPEATPELRALIEATL is encoded by the coding sequence ATGCACGGGCAAGACCGCTTTCTCCTCGCCGGCGTGATGGGCTGGCCGATCTCCCATTCGCGCTCGCCCAAAATCCATAATTACTGGCTGGCGCGCTATGGCCTCGCGGGCGCCTATGTCCCGCTCGCCATAGAGCCCGGACGGCTCGAGGCGGCGTTGCGCGCGCTGCCGTTGCTGAATTTCTCGGGCTGCAATCTCACCATCCCGCACAAGGAAGCGGCGCTTTCCGTCGTCGACTCTCTGGACGCCAGCGCGAAACGCATCGGCGCGGTGAACTGCGTCGTGGTGGAGGAGGACGGAACGCTGTCGGGCCGCAATTACGATGGTTTCGGCTTCACCGCGTCATTGCATGCGGCGGCGCCCATGTGGCGGGCGGACGCCGGGCCGGTGGTCGTCATCGGCGCGGGCGGGGCGGCGCGTGCGGTCATCGCAGGGCTCATCGACGCCGGAGCGGCGGAGGTGCGGCTGTTCAACCGGACTCTCGAGCGCGCGCAGAAGATCGCCGCCGATTTCGGCGCGCCCGTATCGGCCTTCCGCTGGGAGGAGCGCGCCGAGGGCCTCGCCGGCGCGGGCTTGCTGGTGAATACGACCAATCAAGGGATGGTCGGCGAGCCGCCGCTCGACCTGCCGCTGGATCGTCTCCCCACGGAGGCGCTCGTCTCCGATATCGTCTATGCGCCCTTGGAGACGCCGCTGCTGGCCGCCGCTCGCGCGCGCGGCAATGTCGCGGTGGACGGGCTCGGCATGCTGATCCATCAGGCGCGGCCGGCCTTCCGCGACTGGTTCGGCGTCATGCCCGAGGCGACGCCGGAGCTGCGCGCGCTGATCGAAGCGACGCTCTAA
- the bioB gene encoding biotin synthase BioB, with translation MNAPADFTLRHDWTLEEIVAIHDTPLLELVARASALHARFFDPNDVQKAALLSIKTGGCPENCSYCSQSAHHREVKLDRVELMGVDEVLGAAKRAREAGADRFCMGAAWRQAPKGERFDSVLEMVRGVRALGMEACVTLGMLDDGQAKSLVEAGLTAYNHNLDTGPEFYGEIVTTRSYEDRLATLAAVRRAGIEMCCGGIIGMGESVRDRAHMLQVLASFDPHPESVPINALAAIEGTPLEGRPPVDSLELVRMIATTRILMPKSRVRLSAGRSGLSREAQILCLVAGANSIFYGEKLLTAGNPGLDADAALFSALSAQGEGACAAKQ, from the coding sequence ATGAACGCTCCCGCCGATTTCACTCTCCGTCACGACTGGACGCTGGAGGAGATCGTCGCCATCCACGACACGCCTCTCCTGGAGCTCGTGGCGCGGGCGAGCGCGCTGCACGCCCGCTTCTTCGATCCCAATGACGTGCAGAAGGCGGCGCTGCTCAGCATCAAGACCGGAGGCTGCCCGGAGAATTGCTCCTATTGCTCGCAATCGGCGCATCACCGCGAGGTCAAGCTCGACCGCGTGGAGCTGATGGGGGTGGACGAGGTTCTGGGCGCCGCCAAGCGCGCGCGGGAGGCGGGGGCGGATCGTTTCTGCATGGGCGCGGCCTGGCGTCAGGCGCCGAAGGGCGAGCGTTTCGACTCCGTGCTGGAGATGGTGCGCGGCGTGCGGGCTCTCGGCATGGAGGCCTGCGTCACGCTCGGCATGCTCGACGACGGACAGGCCAAGTCTCTCGTGGAGGCGGGCCTCACCGCCTATAATCATAATCTCGACACGGGGCCGGAATTCTACGGCGAGATCGTCACCACTCGCAGCTATGAGGACCGCCTCGCGACGCTCGCCGCCGTGCGCCGGGCCGGCATAGAAATGTGCTGCGGCGGCATCATCGGCATGGGCGAGAGCGTGCGCGACCGCGCCCATATGCTGCAGGTTCTGGCCTCCTTCGATCCTCATCCAGAGAGCGTGCCGATCAATGCGCTGGCGGCCATAGAAGGCACGCCGCTCGAGGGCCGTCCACCGGTGGATTCGCTGGAGCTGGTGCGAATGATCGCGACGACGCGCATCCTCATGCCGAAATCCCGCGTGCGCCTGTCGGCGGGTCGCTCGGGCCTTTCGCGCGAGGCGCAGATATTGTGCCTCGTCGCCGGCGCCAATTCCATTTTCTATGGCGAGAAGCTGCTGACGGCCGGCAATCCCGGCCTCGACGCCGACGCCGCGCTGTTCTCCGCGCTTTCCGCGCAAGGGGAGGGCGCCTGCGCGGCGAAGCAATAG
- a CDS encoding DUF6010 family protein, whose amino-acid sequence MEDASSILIPAAVGALLGAAFAFLARWSERYPQAGSRRVLAYALIATAALYVGLAFASDNPKAWFGIEMTGFAIFGSFALLGLVGSPWWLAIGFALHPFWHLQFHYVGTGSEFAPAWFTLGLTGFDLAVAAYVVYAVLRDADPALQRKAQRSTVPDEDEPERPLTRNERRAAKKPR is encoded by the coding sequence ATGGAAGACGCGTCCTCGATTCTGATTCCCGCCGCCGTCGGCGCGCTGCTCGGCGCGGCTTTCGCGTTTCTCGCGCGCTGGTCGGAGCGTTATCCGCAGGCTGGCTCCCGCCGCGTGCTGGCCTATGCGCTCATCGCTACGGCCGCGCTCTATGTCGGTCTCGCTTTCGCTTCGGACAATCCCAAGGCCTGGTTCGGCATAGAGATGACCGGCTTCGCCATTTTCGGCTCCTTCGCCTTGCTGGGTCTCGTCGGCTCGCCCTGGTGGCTCGCCATCGGCTTCGCTCTGCATCCGTTCTGGCATTTGCAGTTCCACTATGTCGGCACCGGCTCGGAGTTTGCGCCGGCGTGGTTCACGCTCGGCCTCACGGGTTTCGATCTGGCGGTCGCCGCTTATGTCGTCTATGCCGTGCTGCGTGACGCCGATCCGGCGCTCCAGCGCAAGGCGCAGCGGTCGACTGTCCCGGACGAGGACGAGCCGGAGCGCCCGCTCACGCGCAACGAACGCCGCGCCGCCAAAAAACCGCGATGA
- the irrA gene encoding iron response transcriptional regulator IrrA, translated as MTHQPMITSFRAPIQLGKKAIPIKDEHELKAKLRAAGLRPTSQRISLSKLLYGNGDRHVSAEALHAEAREAGLQMSLSTVYNTLNQFADVGLLREIAVQGPRTYFHTRTAPHHHFMDEVSKRMFDVVDGSVEFAKLPAPPEGMEIVGCDVIIRLRPKRKG; from the coding sequence ATGACGCATCAACCCATGATTACGAGTTTTCGTGCGCCGATCCAGCTCGGAAAAAAGGCGATCCCCATCAAGGACGAGCATGAGCTGAAGGCCAAGCTGCGAGCCGCCGGCCTTCGCCCCACCTCGCAGCGCATCTCGCTCAGCAAGCTGCTCTATGGCAATGGCGACCGCCATGTGAGCGCCGAGGCCCTTCACGCCGAAGCGCGCGAGGCCGGCCTGCAGATGTCGCTCTCCACCGTCTATAACACTCTCAACCAATTCGCCGATGTGGGCCTGCTGCGAGAAATCGCCGTGCAGGGCCCGCGCACCTATTTTCACACCCGGACCGCGCCGCACCACCATTTCATGGACGAGGTGAGCAAGCGCATGTTCGACGTGGTCGACGGCTCTGTCGAATTCGCCAAGCTCCCCGCGCCGCCCGAGGGCATGGAGATCGTCGGCTGCGACGTGATTATTCGCCTGCGGCCGAAGCGTAAGGGATAA
- a CDS encoding UTP--glucose-1-phosphate uridylyltransferase, giving the protein MSKRIRKAVFPVAGLGTRFLPATKAVPKEMLTVVDRPVLQHVVDEAREAGIEHFIFVTGRNKGVIEDHFDIAYELEDTLKKRGKIKEYDALIADLPPAGAASFTRQQAPLGLGHAVWCAREIVGDEPFAVLLPDMVTLGNGPKKSRCLAQSVEAYETHGGNIIAVEEVPPEETHQYGIVSVGGDFGASFEITAMVEKPPRGTAPSNLMISGRYILQPEIFDILAKGEKGAGGEIQLTDGMVTLSASQAFHGVRFDGKTYDTGSKLGFLAANLAFGLARPDIADGLKAEIAKLLG; this is encoded by the coding sequence ATGAGCAAACGCATTCGCAAGGCTGTATTTCCGGTGGCCGGCCTCGGCACGCGCTTCCTTCCGGCGACCAAAGCGGTTCCGAAGGAGATGCTCACCGTCGTCGATCGCCCCGTGCTCCAGCATGTGGTGGACGAGGCGCGCGAGGCAGGCATCGAACATTTCATTTTCGTGACCGGGCGCAACAAGGGCGTCATCGAGGATCATTTCGACATCGCCTATGAGCTCGAGGACACGCTGAAAAAGCGCGGCAAGATCAAGGAATATGACGCGCTGATCGCCGATCTGCCGCCCGCCGGCGCGGCGAGCTTCACCCGCCAGCAGGCGCCGCTCGGCCTCGGCCACGCCGTCTGGTGCGCGCGCGAGATCGTCGGCGACGAGCCCTTCGCCGTGCTGCTGCCGGATATGGTGACGCTCGGCAATGGGCCGAAGAAGAGCCGCTGCCTCGCCCAGTCCGTCGAGGCTTATGAGACCCATGGCGGCAACATCATTGCGGTGGAGGAAGTGCCGCCGGAGGAGACGCATCAATATGGCATCGTCTCCGTGGGCGGGGATTTCGGGGCGAGCTTCGAGATAACAGCCATGGTGGAGAAGCCGCCGCGCGGGACCGCTCCGAGCAATCTGATGATTTCGGGCCGCTATATTCTACAACCGGAGATTTTCGACATTCTGGCCAAGGGCGAGAAGGGCGCGGGCGGCGAGATTCAGCTCACCGACGGCATGGTGACGCTCTCCGCTTCGCAGGCATTCCATGGCGTGCGCTTCGACGGCAAGACCTATGACACCGGATCGAAGCTCGGCTTTCTCGCCGCCAATCTCGCCTTCGGGCTGGCGCGGCCGGATATCGCCGACGGGCTCAAGGCGGAGATCGCCAAGCTGCTCGGCTGA
- a CDS encoding phasin family protein: protein MATHTRGSSKRPPAPTPKEPPITLKDALDDDEPEAAQQQPAPPAEIEAVAAALEPVEVALSAAEPIVETFLETVAEPAPETPILETVAEPAVEPPLAPVTIVAAKIETSVAKPALPLDPSLWPLKTIDLVNENTAAVFDLALALGQARSMGDALEAQSRFASERYSTFVKRANEFVELSSRWSPFRFAVSAFVA, encoded by the coding sequence ATGGCCACCCATACGAGAGGTTCTTCCAAGCGCCCGCCGGCGCCGACGCCGAAGGAGCCGCCGATCACCCTGAAGGACGCGCTGGACGACGATGAGCCGGAGGCCGCGCAGCAGCAACCCGCGCCGCCCGCCGAGATCGAAGCCGTAGCCGCCGCGCTGGAGCCTGTCGAAGTGGCTCTGTCGGCAGCCGAGCCCATCGTCGAGACCTTCCTCGAAACCGTCGCCGAACCGGCGCCCGAGACGCCGATCCTCGAGACCGTGGCCGAACCCGCCGTCGAGCCGCCGCTCGCGCCCGTGACCATCGTCGCCGCGAAGATCGAGACGTCCGTGGCCAAGCCAGCGCTCCCGCTCGATCCCAGCCTCTGGCCGCTGAAGACGATAGATCTCGTGAACGAGAACACTGCCGCCGTCTTCGATCTGGCGCTGGCGCTCGGTCAGGCGCGATCGATGGGAGACGCGCTCGAGGCGCAATCACGTTTCGCGAGCGAGCGCTATTCGACCTTCGTGAAGCGCGCCAATGAATTCGTCGAACTCTCGAGCCGCTGGTCGCCCTTCCGCTTCGCCGTCTCCGCCTTTGTGGCGTGA
- the ppc gene encoding phosphoenolpyruvate carboxylase, producing the protein MQVETDAANFSSSAMLDDQSLLADIRLLGRLLGDTVREQEGVAAFERIETIRRLSVAVSRNGDDEADQKLEALLRSLSASEAVTVIRAFSYFSHLANIAEDLHPLQGDESSPQPSLANTFAHLRKASIGPGKVAQVLSNGWVSPVLTAHPTEVRRKSLLDAEHAISALLEARPHARNKAELARNELQLRARVSQLWQTELLRQARLTVRDEIANTLSYYRSTFLRQIPLLYADIEERLGGLRIPPFLRMGTWVGGDRDGNPNVRAESLANALRMQGETALRFYLNEVHELGAELSISRRYAGCSQALEALAARSGDDNPHRDDEPYRRALIGVYARLAATLEELTGQQAQRHARAPGAPYPDPRAFLADLEIVDDSLRCHHSEVIATQRLEPLIRAAEVFGFHLATVDLRQSSDRHEETIAALLREARVAPDYAALSEEEKRALLLKLLSDPRPVRLVDATYSEDVASELAIFERAAEMRKTYGHESIRHYIVSHTETVSDLLEVLLLQKECGMMRGTLDPRDANIVAADLIIVPLFETIGDLRNAAVIMREFYALPGIVKLVTNSGAQQDIMLGYSDSNKDGGILASIWELYRASTALADFFSGLPSIAMRLFHGRGGTVGRGGGPSYDAILAQPPGTVNGQIRLTEQGEVIAAKYANPQIGRINLELLVAATLEATLLSHSKAPPPEFLEVAEKLAQWGMDAYRGLVYETPDFVDYFFASTPISEIASLNIGSRPASRKPSRKIEDLRAIPWSFSWGQARLALPGWYGFGSAIARFREGDDGAKLELLKRMYREWPFFRTLLSNIDMILSKTDLSIARHYAGLVQDHALADRIYGEIEAEWSRANAALADLTGSSQRLADNPALARSLHHRFPYIAPLNYLQVELIRRWRGGQTGDDIRQGILMSINGVAAGLRNTG; encoded by the coding sequence ATGCAAGTCGAAACAGACGCCGCCAATTTCAGCTCCTCCGCCATGCTCGACGATCAGTCGCTGCTCGCCGACATTCGCCTGCTCGGACGCCTGCTCGGCGACACGGTGCGCGAGCAGGAGGGCGTCGCCGCCTTCGAGCGCATAGAGACCATCCGCCGCCTCTCCGTGGCCGTCAGCCGCAATGGCGACGACGAGGCCGACCAGAAGCTCGAGGCGCTTCTGCGCTCGCTCTCGGCGAGCGAGGCCGTCACCGTCATCCGCGCCTTCAGCTATTTCTCCCATCTCGCCAATATCGCCGAGGATCTGCATCCGCTGCAGGGCGACGAATCCTCCCCCCAGCCGAGCCTCGCCAACACATTCGCCCATTTGCGCAAGGCCTCGATCGGCCCCGGCAAGGTGGCGCAAGTGCTCTCCAACGGCTGGGTCTCGCCCGTGCTCACGGCGCATCCGACGGAAGTGCGGCGCAAGAGCCTGCTCGACGCCGAGCACGCCATCTCCGCCCTGCTGGAGGCGCGCCCACATGCGCGCAACAAAGCCGAGCTCGCCCGCAACGAGCTGCAATTGCGCGCCCGCGTCTCGCAGCTGTGGCAGACGGAACTGCTGCGCCAGGCGCGGCTCACCGTGCGCGACGAGATCGCCAATACGCTGAGCTATTATCGCAGCACCTTCCTGCGCCAAATTCCTCTGCTCTACGCCGATATAGAAGAGCGTCTCGGCGGCTTGCGCATTCCGCCCTTTCTGCGCATGGGCACTTGGGTCGGCGGCGACCGCGACGGCAATCCCAATGTGCGCGCCGAATCGCTCGCCAATGCGCTGCGCATGCAGGGCGAGACGGCGCTGCGCTTCTATCTCAACGAGGTGCATGAGCTCGGCGCCGAGCTGTCCATCTCGCGCCGCTACGCCGGCTGCAGCCAGGCGCTCGAGGCGCTCGCCGCGCGCTCGGGCGACGACAATCCGCATCGCGACGACGAGCCCTATCGCCGCGCGCTGATCGGCGTCTACGCCCGCCTCGCCGCGACGCTCGAGGAGCTGACCGGCCAGCAGGCGCAGCGCCATGCGCGGGCGCCCGGCGCGCCCTACCCCGACCCGCGCGCCTTTCTCGCCGACCTCGAGATCGTCGACGATTCGCTGCGCTGCCATCACAGCGAGGTGATTGCGACGCAACGTCTCGAGCCTTTGATTCGCGCGGCGGAAGTCTTCGGCTTCCATCTCGCCACTGTCGATCTGCGCCAGAGCTCCGACCGTCATGAGGAGACCATCGCCGCGCTGCTGCGCGAGGCGCGCGTCGCTCCAGATTACGCCGCGCTCTCGGAAGAGGAGAAGCGCGCGCTGCTGCTGAAGCTGCTGAGCGACCCACGGCCGGTGCGGCTCGTCGACGCCACTTATTCGGAGGACGTCGCGAGCGAGCTGGCGATCTTCGAGCGCGCGGCGGAGATGCGCAAGACCTATGGTCACGAGTCGATCCGCCATTACATCGTCAGCCATACGGAGACGGTGAGCGATCTTTTGGAAGTGCTGCTGCTGCAGAAGGAATGCGGCATGATGCGCGGCACGCTCGATCCGCGCGACGCCAATATCGTCGCCGCCGATCTCATCATCGTGCCTTTGTTCGAGACGATCGGCGATCTGCGCAACGCCGCTGTGATCATGCGCGAATTCTATGCGCTGCCCGGCATCGTCAAGCTCGTCACCAATTCCGGCGCGCAACAGGACATCATGCTGGGCTATTCCGACAGCAACAAGGACGGCGGCATTCTCGCGAGCATTTGGGAACTCTATCGCGCCTCCACCGCGCTCGCGGATTTCTTCTCCGGCCTGCCGTCTATCGCCATGCGCCTCTTCCATGGGCGCGGCGGCACGGTGGGACGCGGCGGCGGCCCGAGCTACGACGCCATTCTCGCGCAGCCGCCGGGCACGGTGAACGGGCAGATCCGCCTCACCGAGCAAGGCGAGGTGATCGCGGCGAAATACGCCAATCCGCAGATCGGCCGCATCAATCTCGAGCTGCTCGTCGCCGCGACGCTGGAGGCGACGCTGCTCTCGCACAGCAAGGCCCCGCCGCCGGAATTCCTCGAGGTGGCGGAAAAGCTCGCGCAATGGGGCATGGACGCCTATCGCGGCCTCGTCTACGAGACGCCGGACTTCGTCGATTATTTCTTCGCCTCGACGCCGATCTCCGAGATCGCCTCGCTCAACATCGGCTCGCGGCCGGCCTCGCGCAAGCCGTCACGCAAGATCGAGGATCTGCGGGCCATTCCGTGGAGCTTTTCCTGGGGTCAGGCGCGCCTCGCCCTTCCCGGCTGGTATGGCTTCGGTTCGGCGATCGCGCGCTTCCGCGAGGGCGACGACGGCGCCAAGCTCGAGCTGCTGAAGCGCATGTATCGCGAATGGCCTTTCTTCCGCACGCTGCTCTCCAATATCGACATGATCCTGTCGAAGACCGATCTCTCGATCGCGCGTCACTATGCAGGCCTCGTGCAGGATCACGCGCTCGCCGACCGCATTTATGGGGAGATAGAGGCGGAGTGGAGCAGAGCCAACGCCGCGCTCGCCGATCTCACCGGATCGAGCCAGCGGCTCGCCGACAATCCGGCGCTGGCGCGCTCGCTGCATCATCGCTTCCCCTATATTGCGCCGCTCAACTATCTGCAGGTGGAGCTCATTCGCCGCTGGCGCGGCGGCCAGACCGGCGACGACATCCGCCAGGGCATATTGATGTCCATCAATGGCGTGGCCGCCGGCCTGCGCAACACGGGGTGA
- a CDS encoding NAD(P)-dependent alcohol dehydrogenase, producing the protein MSGSMRVWRLRQFGVDNLERVDIPIPAVGEGELLIRVAAVSLNYRDSLVAEGGLLAEPPAWPFTPVSDFAGTVVETGAGVTRFRVGDRVMGNFWTRWIDGEPPVSLCRYGESLGGPLPGALADYIVLPETVSVRSPSSLSDEQASTLPIAALTAWFALVETGRLAAGESVLIQGTGGVSLFGLQIARALGARTIVLSRDAAKLRRVEALGADHGVDTSQTPEWSAAVLALTDGRGVNHILETIGGDNLRRSVEALASGGRISQIGLLAGETLQFPAVPFMLRRAILQGVAVGHRRAFEDLVEAIDRLAIAPVIDHVYGFDEAPSAFAHLGRGPFGKVIVSMAR; encoded by the coding sequence ATGAGCGGTTCGATGCGCGTCTGGCGTCTGCGCCAATTCGGTGTCGACAATCTCGAACGGGTCGACATCCCGATTCCTGCCGTCGGCGAGGGCGAGCTTCTTATCCGCGTCGCGGCCGTGTCGCTGAACTATCGCGACAGCCTGGTCGCGGAGGGGGGACTCCTCGCCGAGCCGCCCGCCTGGCCGTTCACGCCGGTGTCGGATTTCGCGGGTACCGTCGTGGAGACGGGCGCGGGCGTGACGCGTTTTCGCGTCGGCGATCGCGTGATGGGGAATTTCTGGACGCGCTGGATCGACGGGGAGCCGCCCGTCTCGCTGTGCCGCTACGGCGAATCGCTCGGCGGTCCGCTGCCCGGCGCGCTCGCCGATTACATCGTTCTGCCCGAGACGGTCTCCGTGCGTTCGCCGTCCTCGCTCTCGGACGAACAGGCCTCGACGCTGCCCATCGCGGCGCTGACCGCCTGGTTCGCCCTGGTGGAGACAGGACGCCTCGCGGCGGGCGAGAGCGTGCTGATCCAGGGAACGGGCGGCGTCTCGCTGTTCGGCCTGCAGATCGCGCGTGCGCTCGGAGCAAGGACGATCGTCCTCTCGCGAGACGCCGCCAAGCTGCGCCGCGTCGAGGCGCTCGGCGCCGATCATGGCGTCGACACGTCACAGACGCCCGAATGGTCCGCTGCGGTCCTCGCTTTGACGGACGGACGGGGCGTGAACCATATTCTCGAGACGATCGGCGGCGACAATCTTCGCCGCTCGGTGGAAGCCCTGGCGAGCGGAGGGCGTATCTCGCAGATCGGCCTGCTCGCGGGCGAGACGCTCCAATTCCCGGCCGTGCCCTTCATGCTGCGGCGGGCCATATTGCAAGGCGTCGCCGTCGGCCACAGACGCGCATTCGAGGATCTCGTCGAGGCGATCGACCGCTTGGCCATCGCGCCGGTCATCGACCACGTCTATGGTTTCGACGAGGCGCCCAGTGCCTTCGCTCATCTCGGGCGAGGCCCATTCGGCAAGGTGATCGTCTCGATGGCGCGCTGA